A region from the Spirochaeta thermophila DSM 6192 genome encodes:
- a CDS encoding sensor histidine kinase gives MRTLMGRILLAFGVGFGVFVFLFSVAVGVSARASLGALERTREARIRGEVVDALEEVAAEGRFGRAEVMRVLRPYAPFLQVVVVLDRERRPVAAWMRGEPGMGMRGMMGSGGVGDVPGEVWEGLRWDSVRVDGRVEGYVGLRVAGFGASEEEGALTRGFLVPFVTGGVVALIGSGGVLLLLVRDFARTARRMAEGLVRLARGERGVVFPDASIEELSAIGRAAVSLQEQLLREERLRAQWSQDVAHDLRTPIAALRAQLEGMRDGVLQVSGERVSLVLDELARIEALIEDLALLTRVEDPARRGLREEVALGRVAAEVVERLRMLGEGREVEVSVEDEGVVLGEGDLLVRMVENLVRNGFQHASGEGPVRVRVERAGAEVVLQVENPGRIGEEELPLVFERLYRGERGRHSRGSGLGLAIVRAVVEGHGGRVEAASAEGWVRFTVRLPASS, from the coding sequence ATGAGGACGCTCATGGGGAGGATCCTCCTCGCCTTCGGGGTGGGGTTCGGGGTCTTCGTGTTCCTCTTCTCCGTGGCGGTGGGGGTGTCGGCCAGGGCGTCCCTGGGCGCCCTGGAGCGAACGAGGGAGGCGCGGATTAGGGGGGAGGTGGTGGATGCCCTCGAGGAGGTGGCGGCGGAGGGGCGGTTCGGACGGGCCGAGGTGATGCGGGTCTTGAGGCCGTACGCGCCGTTCCTCCAGGTGGTGGTGGTGCTCGACAGGGAGCGGCGGCCCGTGGCGGCCTGGATGAGGGGGGAGCCGGGGATGGGGATGCGGGGGATGATGGGGTCGGGGGGCGTGGGGGATGTTCCGGGGGAGGTGTGGGAGGGGCTGCGGTGGGATTCGGTGAGGGTGGATGGCCGGGTGGAGGGGTACGTGGGGCTCCGGGTGGCAGGGTTCGGTGCGTCCGAGGAGGAGGGTGCGCTCACGAGGGGGTTTCTCGTGCCGTTCGTCACCGGGGGGGTGGTGGCGTTGATCGGTTCGGGGGGGGTGCTCCTCCTCCTCGTGCGCGACTTCGCCCGTACGGCTCGGCGTATGGCCGAGGGGTTGGTGCGGCTCGCGAGGGGGGAGCGGGGGGTGGTGTTCCCGGATGCCTCGATCGAGGAGCTTTCGGCCATAGGGAGGGCGGCGGTCTCCCTCCAGGAACAGCTCCTCAGGGAAGAGCGGCTGAGGGCCCAGTGGTCACAGGATGTGGCGCACGACCTCCGTACCCCGATCGCGGCCTTGCGGGCCCAGCTGGAGGGGATGAGGGATGGGGTGTTGCAGGTCTCCGGGGAGCGTGTTTCGCTGGTGCTGGATGAGCTGGCGCGGATCGAGGCCCTCATCGAGGACCTCGCGCTCCTTACTCGGGTGGAGGATCCTGCGCGGAGGGGGCTGCGGGAAGAGGTGGCGTTGGGGCGTGTGGCGGCGGAGGTGGTGGAGCGGCTCCGGATGCTGGGGGAAGGGAGGGAGGTGGAGGTCTCGGTGGAGGATGAGGGGGTGGTGCTCGGTGAGGGGGATCTCCTGGTACGGATGGTGGAGAACCTGGTGCGCAACGGCTTCCAGCACGCGTCGGGGGAGGGGCCGGTGCGGGTGCGGGTGGAGAGGGCTGGGGCGGAGGTGGTGCTCCAGGTCGAGAATCCCGGCCGGATCGGAGAGGAGGAGCTCCCGTTGGTGTTCGAGCGCCTCTACAGGGGGGAGCGTGGGAGACACAGCAGGGGGAGTGGGCTGGGGTTGGCGATCGTGCGGGCGGTGGTGGAGGGGCATGGGGGGCGGGTCGAGGCGGCGAGTGCGGAGGGATGGGTGCGGTTCACGGTACGACTTCCCGCCTCATCGTGA